Proteins encoded in a region of the Coffea eugenioides isolate CCC68of chromosome 4, Ceug_1.0, whole genome shotgun sequence genome:
- the LOC113769485 gene encoding VQ motif-containing protein 11-like gives MASPSSNKKTNDAYRILPASSVKEKPPSRRTIYIETDVSNFKAVVQKFTALPEENPPTVYPHPVAGKPPSRDMGARRPGLKLHERRRSVCVPEIKVNNNGRLLDCGGKSGSSSSSSSSSSSSTYSSSSSSSSSSGSSARPRRVFGFSFDQVTVSPMENLACGNTKAPQRITCSAPLDEEMQGIDEKGYYLLPTSSDTPGGSKPPPLLPLFPIHPSYPNSLDIDAVENEDPTSSA, from the coding sequence ATGGCTTCTCCATCTTCCAACAAGAAAACCAACGATGCCTACAGAATTTTACCAGCTTCCTCAGTCAAGGAAAAACCCCCAAGCCGCAGGACAATCTATATAGAAACTGACGTCTCCAACTTCAAAGCCGTGGTCCAAAAGTTCACCGCTTTACCCGAAGAAAATCCACCGACCGTTTACCCGCATCCTGTCGCCGGGAAACCACCCTCCCGCGACATGGGTGCCCGGAGACCAGGCCTCAAGCTCCATGAACGAAGGCGGAGCGTATGTGTGCCGGAGATCAAGGTTAACAACAATGGCCGCCTCCTTGACTGTGGTGGTAAAAGTGGATCATCGTCGTCGTCgtcatcatcatcctcatcctCCACTTACTCCTCCTCCTCATCGTCCTCCTCCTCCTCGGGTTCTTCCGCGAGGCCAAGAAGAGTTTTTGGGTTCAGCTTCGACCAGGTGACGGTGTCGCCGATGGAAAATTTGGCATGTGGGAATACAAAAGCGCCGCAGAGGATAACTTGTTCAGCACCGTTGGATGAAGAGATGCAGGGGATTGATGAGAAGGGTTATTATTTGCTCCCCACTAGTAGTGATACTCCCGGAGGATCTAAGCCACCCCCGCTTTTGCCTTTGTTTCCCATTCATCCAAGTTATCCAAATAGTCTTGATATTGATGCTGTTGAGAACGAAGACCCTACTTCAAGTGCTTAG